A region of Dioscorea cayenensis subsp. rotundata cultivar TDr96_F1 chromosome 5, TDr96_F1_v2_PseudoChromosome.rev07_lg8_w22 25.fasta, whole genome shotgun sequence DNA encodes the following proteins:
- the LOC120261434 gene encoding 4-coumarate--CoA ligase-like 7: protein MAHSPPLINPRSGYSPATKTFHSLRPTVPLPPVSLPLSFTSYLVSLLPDRFPSHPAFINASTGLSLSYPDLVSQIHSLASSLHSHLGISKGHVAFILSTSCLEIPILYLSLLSLGAIVTPANPATTPSELSRLIDLAGPTHFFATSSSSSMLPHHVTPVLIDSPLFRSFLESGSGSQLSDPIEIRQSDPAAILFSSGTTGRLKAAAIPHREFIANTAEFHALRSSETETMLLTAPMFHSMGFLMALKGVALVETTVLMGSAPVEKMLEIAAKYKVTRISAAPTIVVALTQSEDTVKFDLSALRQVCCGGAPLVCDAAERFQALFPSVEIAQGYGATEAGLVSRMIGPEECKHWRSVGRLNANMEAKIVDHVTGHPLSLGQHGELWVRGPTIMLGYIGDPEANAVTFDSEGWLKTGDLCYFDEDGFLYIVDRLKEMIKYKAYQVAPAELEQVLHSLPDVVEAAVVPCPDEIAGQIPMAFVVRKPGSKLSGEDVIKFTAQLVAPYKKIRRVAFINSIPKTPSGKIMRRDLANRFFSSSTSKL from the exons GCCACCAAAACCTTTCACAGCCTTCGTCCCACCGTCCCCCTCCCACCCGTTTCCCTTCCCCTCTCCTTCACATCCTACCTCGTTTCCCTCCTCCCTGATCGTTTCCCTTCCCATCCCGCCTTCATAAACGCTTCTACCGGCCTTTCCCTCTCGTATCCCGATCTCGTTTCCCAGATCCACTCTCTTGCTTCCTCTCTACACTCCCATCTCGGCATCTCCAAAGGCCACGTGGCATTCATCCTCTCCACATCTTGCCTCGAGATCCCCATCCTCtacctctctctcctctctctcggCGCTATTGTCACTCCGGCCAACCCCGCCACCACGCCATCGGAGCTCTCCCGCCTGATCGACCTCGCCGGCCCCACCCACTTCTTcgccacgtcatcatcctcctccATGCTCCCCCACCACGTCACCCCCGTCCTCATCGACTCCCCCCTCTTCCGATCCTTCCTCGAATCCGGCTCCGGGTCCCAATTATCCGATCCGATCGAGATCCGGCAATCAGATCCGGCGGCGATACTCTTCTCATCGGGAACCACCGGGAGATTAAAAGCCGCAGCGATTCCGCATCGTGAATTCATCGCCAATACGGCGGAGTTCCATGCCCTCCGTTCATCGGAGACGGAGACGATGCTCCTAACGGCGCCTATGTTTCACTCGATGGGGTTCTTGATGGCGTTGAAAGGGGTGGCGCTTGTGGAGACGACGGTGTTGATGGGGAGTGCGCCGGTGGAGAAGATGTTAGAGATAGCGGCGAAGTATAAGGTGACCAGGATATCAGCGGCGCCGACCATCGTTGTAGCCCTAACGCAGTCGGAGGATACGGTGAAGTTCGACCTATCGGCGCTCCGGCAGGTTTGCTGCGGCGGAGCGCCGCTCGTCTGTGACGCCGCAGAGAGATTTCAGGCGCTCTTCCCTTCCGTCGAGATAGCTCAg GGTTATGGTGCCACAGAAGCTGGACTAGTATCTAGGATGATTGGGCCGGAGGAATGCAAACATTGGAGATCAGTTGGTCGTCTAAATGCGAACATGGAGGCTAAGATAGTGGACCATGTTACTGGTCACCCCTTGTCACTCGGCCAACATGGCGAGTTATGGGTTCGAGGACCAACAATCATGTTAG GTTACATTGGTGATCCTGAGGCGAATGCCGTCACTTTTGACTCAGAAGGGTGGTTAAAAACCGGTGATCTATGTTACTTTGATGAAGATGGCTTCCTCTATATTGTTGATAGACTGAAAGAGATGATTAAATACAAGGCTtatcag GTTGCACCGGCAGAACTGGAACAAGTTCTTCATTCTTTACCAGATGTTGTTGAGGCTGCAGTTGTTCCATGTCCTGATGAAATTGCTGGACAAATACCAATGGCATTTGTGGTAAGAAAACCTGGAAGCAAGCTCAGTGGAGAAGATGTTATCAAATTTACTGCACAATTG GTGGCACCATATAAGAAGATAAGAAGAGTGGCATTTATAAATTCCATACCAAAAACACCGTCAGGGAAAATTATGAGAAGAGATCTTGCCAATCGTTTTTTCTCCAGTTCTACATCAAAGTTATGA